The following proteins are co-located in the Dromiciops gliroides isolate mDroGli1 chromosome 2, mDroGli1.pri, whole genome shotgun sequence genome:
- the R3HDML gene encoding peptidase inhibitor R3HDML codes for MSLLHGPLCLVGILFLGSQKVDALVLPNTTLVLTQPGAMHSGLALGLSVTRPRRKRHISARDMNALLDYHNRIRARVYPPAANMEYMIWDEQLARSAEAWASRCIWEHGPPQLMKFLGQNLSINSGRYRSVVDLVKSWSEEKQHYSFPNPRECSPRCPWHCSGPVCTHYTQMVWASSNRLGCALHTCKNISVWGNPWRQAVYLVCNYAIKGNWIGEAPYKMGKPCSACPPSYGGSCNNNMCFAGLRSNRLIWF; via the exons ATGTCTTTGCTACATGGCCCTCTGTGCCTTGTTGGTATTCTCTTCTTGGGGAGCCAGAAGGTGGATGCTCTGGTGCTTCCCAATACCACTCTGGTGCTGACCCAGCCTGGGGCCATGCACTCTGGGCTGGCCCTAGGTCTGTCCGTGACCAGGCCCCGAAGGAAGCGACATATCTCAGCCCGAGACATGAACGCACTCCTGGACTATCACAACCGCATCCGGGCACGGGTGTATCCACCTGCCGCCAACATGGAGTACATG ATCTGGGATGAGCAGCTGGCCAGATCAGCTGAAGCCTGGGCATCACGGTGTATCTGGGAACACGGGCCCCCACAGTTGATGAAATTCTTGGGCCAGAACCTCTCCATTAATTCTGGACG GTACCGATCAGTTGTGGATCTAGTAAAGTCTTGGTCAGAAGAAAAGCAACACTACTCATTCCCCAACCCGAGAGAGTGCAGTCCCCGTTGTCCTTGGCACTGTAGTGGCCCAGTGTGCACCCACTACACTCAG ATGGTGTGGGCATCCTCCAACCGGTTGGGCTGTGCTCTCCACACCTGCAAAAACATCAGTGTTTGGGGGAACCCCTGGCGCCAGGCTGTATACCTGGTGTGCAACTATGCCATCAA ggGCAACTGGATCGGGGAAGCTCCATACAAGATGGGGAAACCCTGCTCGGCCTGTCCCCCCAGTTATGGTGGCAGCTGCAACAACAACATGTGTTTTGCTGGGCTCCGATCCAACCGACTTATCTGGTTCTAa